One Elgaria multicarinata webbii isolate HBS135686 ecotype San Diego chromosome 7, rElgMul1.1.pri, whole genome shotgun sequence DNA window includes the following coding sequences:
- the PEX2 gene encoding peroxisome biogenesis factor 2, with amino-acid sequence MLTMASRDNNGKKVTPVLRISQLDALELNKALEQLVWSQFTRCFHGFKPGLLARFEPEVKAFLWLFLWRFTIYSKNATVGQDILNIQYKNDLSQIQNYQTLSKQQKLWYLICTVGGKWLEERCYDLFSNRPLESFQKTKYFINLVVGLLKLGELLNFLVFLQRGKFATLTERILGIRSVFCQPQGVRQIGFEYMNRELLWHGFAEFLIFLLPLINMQKLKLRVSSWSLPIARCSNIDNASVPCSKECSLCGEWPTMPHTIGCIHVFCYYCIKSNYLLDMYFTCPKCGSEVQDLQPLKYKIEMKEVYMQ; translated from the coding sequence ATGTTGACAATGGCATCCAGGGACAACAATGGCAAGAAAGTGACCCCTGTGCTCAGAATAAGTCAGCTTGATGCCCTTGAACTAAACAAAGCCCTGGAGCAGCTGGTGTGGTCCCAGTTCACTCGCTGTTTTCATGGGTTTAAACCTGGACTTTTGGCTCGCTTTGAACCAGAGgtgaaagcatttctgtggcttTTTCTGTGGCGATTCACCATCTATTCCAAGAATGCAACAGTCGGACAGGACATTCTGAACATTCAGTACAAAAATGATTTATCTCAGATACAGAATTATCAGACATTGAGCAAGCAGCAGAAATTATGGTATCTTATTTGCACCGTTGGTGGGAAATGGCTAGAAGAAAGGTGTTATGATTTATTTAGTAATCGTCCATTGGAGTCATTCCAGAAGACAAAGTATTTCATTAACTTAGTTGTTGGGCTTCTCAAACTTGGTGAATTACTGAACTTCTTAGTTTTTCTTCAAAGGGGAAAGTTTGCTACACTTACAGAACGTATTTTAGGAATCAGGTCGGTGTTCTGCCAGCCTCAGGGGGTCCGTCAAATTGGATTTGAATACATGAATAGGGAACTCTTGTGGCATGGATTTGCTGAATTCCTGATTTTTCTTTTACCACTTATTAACATGCAAAAGCTCAAACTCAGAGTTTCTTCTTGGTCATTACCTATTGCAAGATGTTCCAATATTGATAATGCTTCAGTACCATGTTCTAAGGAATGTTCTCTGTGTGGGGAATGGCCCACTATGCCTCATACCATAGGCTGTATACATGTTTTTTGTTACTATTGTATTAAAAGTAACTACTTGCTTGATATGTATTTTACCTGTCCTAAATGTGGATCAGAGGTGCAAGATCTTCAGCCATTAAAATATAAGATAGAAATGAAAGAGGTATATATGCAGTAG